gatggagtctgggaagttgtgacgatgtgagatgctacttcatccggagtaactccaggttcttgcttcaccaaaggtgtccttcctccaagttttctgaggagcCCCTAagctcttctactggaatgagttaagtcgatattctccactgtttcaattcactgttctctccgggtagtatccatgctggaaagaagttcatcagctatgtcttcatcaccagtccacagatattcattatagagcgcatcagtctcaacattccaaccagggatgtattctttatTATGGCCTCCAGgccatactcttcttagccgccatcataactgcacctacgaaaTGCTTGTAATTGTTGTGCTTGCGAGCAATCTACCGAacgcatttatccagttcagtggtgaatgttgaccaatttgctatTCTGAAATTCCACCGAGCATGTGTTATTGACAATATAACAGGAAATTTGATGCCAATATCCACTATAGTGGAGTGATGTTGACTGTggagaaaatgtcttaacactttacgactggtatgtaagggctgtcctccctcattgcagctaacaaaataCACGTCAggattggaatccctattccatgcagatgattggaaagtaccaagatcttttgggtcaaaatcagatggagattgttcaatTCTGTTCATTCTACGAGTATCGTTccattgttattcgagtacttccatagtttgtgatggctgttgaagtcgcctatacaAGTGTTGGGGCAAaattcatggcaactatttcttttcttgAAGATAGCAGTCCCGTTGGACAATGTGACATATACacatgaaaggacaaggtgttaactacatgtgtggacaatgaatagcactgaaatatcgtaacacactaactTATTAGgcagtatacagggcaatatggccttcccggtgcaaaagaatgaaaacacagtacacataaagttgacatgaaaaACCTGAACCTAAAGATCCTCAAAGTAGCCCCTGCTACTGACAGCACATGCTGCCAACtattcttcattggctgtatgggtttcctgtatagccacaacatctatattattatgcaggagaactttggataggtagtcacattttgctctgctgatgctttcaaCGTTAAGCTTGAAGACACGGATaaaaggtccaatgtttcttgtctggtagctctgggACGAGATATTTTCATGAAATACTTTTGTCATTGCTGGGAGATCATTAAAAAGATAGGTCCaccagccacagttattgctttcttagcacccgccgggggtcacgtgtagggcactttgaggttaaaccgACGGACGTGAAGCAATGATGTACCCCATATTtacctacttttatgagataataaactCGTTTACTTGAAGAAATCTGAATtattttaggcaacctgcacaaatttaaaactccacttgtacctatccattttattactttatactaattttgtaagtatgtttgcaatcaacacactacaagcacccgactgacaatgaacactaaaatcaaTCAGCAAGTGTGGCCACAACACTGGAACGAACATAAATTCAGTACCACATATTTTTTTATGCTTTCAACAATGCAGACGTTTTATATGAAAACTATGATATCGAAAATGTAGCATTACTgatctgaacgtttcatttctacaacagaTTATCTGCTTTGgtgtccacaaatggaggaatctgacataacacacaagagaacagaaatgataataaaaaaggaatctaaccaaataatttaaaaatgacattccctgagtcatcacattattgaactcagccatcattatattgattaatgaaactgattatgttagttagaaataattttattctttactatgtacataaaacttaattTTGAATTTGTAGGTTCAATAAAATTACATGATGGAACACTACATGTGATCTTAAAGTTCCcaaaatattttagataattttaaccaatagcaTTTTAAGATATTTGCATTTACATGTAACCtcgtaaagaaaggattaaactgatgaaaatggccagttttttgagataaaccaaccactactgaataCAGCTGTGAAtgggtacaacatattccatattgtataggatttatagtgtacgtactttgtttcttctttgatgtacgacaacagctgatcatcagtatgttcttctatgaatatttcctccttaatatcttcggaaggctgtaagtaagaaGTATGAAAAGGAgagtaaagaagtaagggaataaaatatataggcctaaacaagaaacagctgagaaaataaatttcatagtggcacactAAAGTATATAATTAATACatctctcattttaaaaatataagaatgaaaAGGGACAATCAATTCAAAATCAATCTAAAtacaagagaggtgtctaccttggtggcaaatggtacacaaaaatacattattatcaagcactgaattttaaaagaacagagaagaaaacaatttcctaaaatacagtattacacaatttatgctatttttttctattaagcacacagctcatccttaataaatctATAAAATATacgaaattttactcataatatct
This DNA window, taken from Anabrus simplex isolate iqAnaSimp1 chromosome X, ASM4041472v1, whole genome shotgun sequence, encodes the following:
- the LOC136886706 gene encoding uncharacterized protein isoform X1 — its product is MDLEAKMKEEPGWIEGKTTTSLENFEHASKVIALKEEVKSELTEPESLQENSLEPSEDIKEEIFIEEHTDDQLLSYIKEETKYVHYKSYTIWNMLYPFTAVFSSGWFISKNWPFSSV